From one Candidatus Binatia bacterium genomic stretch:
- a CDS encoding DUF4160 domain-containing protein, with protein MYYREHQPPRFYARYHDSEICFSIRAGEVVSGTVPGRAQKLVLEWLDRHRRELLDDWERAQRREPLKRIDPLE; from the coding sequence ATGTATTATCGCGAGCATCAGCCCCCGCGTTTTTACGCCCGCTACCACGACTCGGAAATCTGCTTTAGCATCCGAGCCGGCGAGGTCGTGAGCGGGACAGTGCCGGGCCGCGCCCAGAAGCTGGTCCTCGAATGGCTTGACCGGCACCGCCGGGAACTGCTCGACGACTGGGAACGCGCGCAGCGACGAGAGCCGCTCAAGAGAATCGATCCGCTGGAGTAG
- a CDS encoding DUF2442 domain-containing protein, with translation MTPHLTHARHLGGYRIELAFDDGTRGEIDLEAELWGEMFEPLRDPKAFREFRLDPELHTIVWPNGADLAPEFLYEEAKRE, from the coding sequence ATGACCCCACATCTTACTCACGCTCGGCATCTCGGCGGATACAGGATCGAGCTCGCGTTCGACGACGGTACCCGTGGCGAGATCGATCTCGAAGCCGAGCTGTGGGGCGAAATGTTCGAGCCACTTCGCGATCCGAAAGCGTTCCGGGAATTCCGGCTCGATCCGGAGCTGCACACCATTGTCTGGCCGAACGGCGCGGATCTCGCGCCGGAATTCCTCTACGAGGAGGCGAAGCGCGAGTAG
- a CDS encoding isocitrate lyase/phosphoenolpyruvate mutase family protein produces MTSNADLFRQLHSGPDLLMLPNCWDAGSARLLESLGARAVATTSAGLDWSRGYPDGNHLPVAELVAAIRAIARVIDVPLTVDMEAGYSNEPGEVGDTVAAVVDAGAVGINLEDGTAPAELLARKIAAARRAAEVAGVALFINARTDVYLKDLAPEDRRLEETLARATMYRDAGADGLFVPKLTLESAVREVAARAKMPLNVLLWPGLARPARLRELGVRRLSSGAAIAQAAWTRARTFATAFLAGEEDPRAEAAVPTSEINALLAQRM; encoded by the coding sequence ATGACGAGCAATGCCGACCTTTTCCGCCAACTCCACTCCGGTCCGGACCTGCTGATGCTGCCGAATTGCTGGGATGCCGGCAGTGCGCGCCTGCTCGAAAGCCTCGGAGCGCGGGCGGTCGCGACGACGAGCGCAGGGCTCGACTGGTCCCGGGGCTACCCCGACGGCAACCACCTTCCGGTCGCAGAGCTGGTTGCTGCCATCCGCGCCATCGCGCGCGTGATCGACGTCCCGCTCACGGTGGACATGGAAGCCGGCTATTCCAATGAGCCTGGCGAAGTGGGCGATACGGTTGCGGCCGTCGTTGATGCAGGCGCAGTCGGCATCAACCTCGAGGACGGCACGGCGCCGGCTGAGCTTCTCGCGCGAAAAATTGCCGCGGCCAGGCGCGCCGCCGAAGTGGCCGGTGTTGCGCTGTTCATCAACGCGCGCACGGATGTCTATCTGAAGGACCTCGCGCCCGAAGACAGGCGGCTCGAGGAGACACTCGCGCGTGCGACGATGTATCGCGACGCGGGAGCCGACGGGCTGTTCGTGCCGAAGCTCACGCTCGAGAGCGCAGTTCGCGAAGTGGCCGCACGCGCGAAGATGCCGCTGAACGTCCTGTTATGGCCGGGACTTGCGCGCCCCGCGCGCCTTCGCGAGCTCGGCGTGCGCCGGCTCAGCTCCGGTGCAGCGATCGCGCAGGCGGCCTGGACGCGGGCCAGGACTTTTGCCACGGCGTTTCTCGCCGGGGAAGAGGATCCCCGTGCCGAGGCTGCGGTGCCGACGTCGGAGATCAATGCGCTTTTGGCGCAGCGGATGTAA
- a CDS encoding glutathione S-transferase N-terminal domain-containing protein produces MIDLYTWTTPNGRKVSILLEELGIPYRAIAVDIGQGEQNTPEFRAINPNGKIPAIVDHDAAGGPLAIFESGAIMIHLAEQHRRFLSSEPRARAVAMEWLMFQMSGIGPFLGQVNYWMNNAPEKLAPAIQRYLDESLRLMTVFNGALGGRDFIAGEYSIADMASYPWIAAAWTPFSAMMPDKVAGIPAIGAWLVRLGAREAVVRGMSVPKVG; encoded by the coding sequence ATGATCGACCTCTATACCTGGACAACGCCGAACGGCCGCAAGGTTTCCATTCTTCTGGAAGAACTCGGCATCCCGTACCGCGCCATTGCGGTCGACATCGGCCAGGGTGAACAGAACACGCCGGAGTTCCGGGCGATCAATCCGAACGGCAAAATTCCCGCGATCGTGGATCACGACGCGGCTGGAGGCCCGCTGGCGATCTTCGAGTCGGGCGCGATCATGATTCATCTGGCGGAGCAGCACCGGCGATTCCTTTCCAGCGAGCCGCGCGCGCGGGCGGTGGCGATGGAATGGCTGATGTTCCAGATGAGCGGCATCGGGCCGTTCCTCGGCCAGGTCAATTACTGGATGAACAACGCGCCCGAAAAACTCGCGCCGGCTATTCAGCGCTATCTCGATGAATCGCTGCGCCTCATGACGGTCTTCAACGGCGCGCTTGGCGGTCGCGATTTCATCGCCGGCGAATACTCGATCGCCGACATGGCCAGCTATCCGTGGATCGCGGCCGCATGGACGCCGTTCTCGGCGATGATGCCCGACAAGGTTGCCGGAATACCGGCGATCGGAGCATGGCTGGTGCGCCTCGGTGCACGAGAAGCCGTGGTGCGCGGGATGTCGGTACCAAAGGTCGGCTGA